The genomic stretch CGTTCAGCAGTTCCTGCACGTTTTCATAGCGGTTGAGTCCCTCTATGGTCTTGTCTTCATACAGCTCACGCAAAAGCCCACTTTGCTTGGCTATACTACTGGCAGCCTCGAAGGCATCTTTTCGCTCTACTTCAATTTTAAATGCTTTGATCATCGTGGCGAAATCATCCAGCTGACTCGCTGCCCGGCCTCCGATGAAGCTATGCGCATTTTGCACTACATCCCACAGGGGCATGTCATGGTCAAATGCCGCCACTAATATCTTATCCACTGAAGTGTCACCTATGCCACGCTTCGGGTAATTCACAATACGTTTGAACGCTTCTTCATCAACAGGATTCACAGTGAAGCGCATGTAAGCCATCAGGTCTTTGATTTCTTTTCTCTGGTAGAAAGAAAGCCCACCGACTATCTTATAGGTAAGGTTTAGCTTGCGGAGTGCCTCCTCTATTGCTCTGGATTGGGAGTTGGTTCTGTAGAGAATAGCAAAGTCACTGTTGCTGAGTTTTTTGGTGTTTTTCTCTTCGAAGATAGTGGAAGCCACTATCTTCCCTTCCTCACTATCGGAGCTTGCTTTGACCAGTTCTATCAGATCCCCGTCACCATTGGAAGTCCAGACATTTTTCTTAAGCTGTGCTTTGTTCTTATCGATGATAGAATTGGCAGCACTGACAATAGTCTTGGTAGAGCGGTAATTTTGCTCCAGTTTCACCACAAATAGATCAGGATAATCTTTCTCGAAATTCAGGATGTTCTGGATGTCCGCACCCCGGAAGGCATAGATACTCTGTGCATCATCACCTACCACGCAGATATTCTGGTGTACGGCTGCCAGCTTTTTTGTAATGAGGTACTGGGATAGGTTGGTATCCTGAAACTCATCCACCATAACGTATCTGAAGCGCTGCTGGTACTTATTGAGCACATCAAGATGATCTCGGAAAAGAATATTCGTATTGAATAGCAAGTCATCAAAATCCATGGCCCCGGCTTTGAAAAGCCTATCCTGATAGCGCTGGTAGATTTCCCCCATTTTAGGCTTCATGGCAGCTTCATCATCAGCTTTTACAAAAGGGTCATCCTGATACACACGCCAGGAAATCAGGCGGTTTTTGGCGCCTGAAATCCTAGAAAGGACAGCGTTTGGTTTATAGACCTTGTCGTCCAGGCGCATCTCTTTTACGATCGTACGGATAAGAGATTTGGAATCATCCGAATCGTAAATGGTGAAGTTGGAAGGATAGCCGATTTTGGGAGCTTCTACTCTCAGTATCTTTGCAAATACGGAGTGAAAAGTCCCCATCCAGGTGTTCCTTGCTTCAAGGCCTGCCAAAGCCTCGATCCTGTGGCGCATCTCAGCCGCAGCTTTATTGGTAAAGGTCAGGGAGAGAATATTGAAGGCATCTACGCCTTTGCCATAGATAAGATGGGCGATCCGGTAGGTGAGCACACGGGTTTTGCCAGATCCTGCGCCTGCGATGATCATCACCGGTCCGTCTGTATGCTCTACAGCCAATCGCTGCTCTGGGTTTAAACTTTCGAGGTAATCCATTTATTTAGTAGCTAGATACTAGACTTAAGTAGCTAGTATCAAGATTTAAG from Algoriphagus sp. NG3 encodes the following:
- a CDS encoding ATP-dependent helicase yields the protein MDYLESLNPEQRLAVEHTDGPVMIIAGAGSGKTRVLTYRIAHLIYGKGVDAFNILSLTFTNKAAAEMRHRIEALAGLEARNTWMGTFHSVFAKILRVEAPKIGYPSNFTIYDSDDSKSLIRTIVKEMRLDDKVYKPNAVLSRISGAKNRLISWRVYQDDPFVKADDEAAMKPKMGEIYQRYQDRLFKAGAMDFDDLLFNTNILFRDHLDVLNKYQQRFRYVMVDEFQDTNLSQYLITKKLAAVHQNICVVGDDAQSIYAFRGADIQNILNFEKDYPDLFVVKLEQNYRSTKTIVSAANSIIDKNKAQLKKNVWTSNGDGDLIELVKASSDSEEGKIVASTIFEEKNTKKLSNSDFAILYRTNSQSRAIEEALRKLNLTYKIVGGLSFYQRKEIKDLMAYMRFTVNPVDEEAFKRIVNYPKRGIGDTSVDKILVAAFDHDMPLWDVVQNAHSFIGGRAASQLDDFATMIKAFKIEVERKDAFEAASSIAKQSGLLRELYEDKTIEGLNRYENVQELLNAIKEYVDNEENEDKSLGSFLQEIALLTDNDRDKDTTDAITLMTIHSSKGLEFKQVFVVGMEEDLFPSQMMMQSREDLEEERRLFYVATTRAMEKLYFTYALTRYRFGRLLNCEPSRFLEEVSPDCIKVSKKVSSKEMSGAFRREGLPGTTESSGYIGIKKKPETRMPTAMKVHTPSPDFKPSNTNNLQAEQLVEHPKFGFGKVQKIETEGINRKATIQFEHFGEKTLLLSFAKLRIID